The proteins below come from a single Triticum aestivum cultivar Chinese Spring chromosome 5D, IWGSC CS RefSeq v2.1, whole genome shotgun sequence genomic window:
- the LOC123124273 gene encoding outer envelope pore protein 16-2, chloroplastic, giving the protein MGSRLDARTLKDEVASMDRRPLLDLGHPLLNRVADSFIRAAGVGAARAVSREAYFVAVEGMGGDSTGLDSTAKRSHFSSARGDDGQKSLDAVVKSASKEAIQWGLAAGVYSGITYGLREARGHHDWKNSAIAGAIAGAAVALTGDNGHSDHVVHFAITGAALSSAATMLSGIF; this is encoded by the exons ATGGGCAGCAGGCTTGACGCGCGCACGCTCAAGGACGAGGTGGCGAGCATGGACCGGCGCCCGCTCCTCGACCTCGGCCACCCGCTCCTCAACCGCGTCGCCGACAGCTTCATCCGCGCCGCCGGA GTCGGAGCGGCGAGGGCGGTGTCGCGGGAGGCCTACTTCGTCGCCGTCGAAGGGATGGGAGGAGACTCGACGGGGCTGGACAGCACCGCCAAGAGGAGCCATTTCTCCAGCGCCAGAG GGGATGACGGCCAGAAGTCGCTCGACGCAGTG GTTAAATCGGCAAGCAAGGAGGCCATTCAGTGGG GATTGGCAGCCGGAGTGTACTCTGGGATAACGTACGGTCTGAGAGAGGCCAGAGGACACCATGACTGG AAGAACAGTGCGATAGCAGGGGCGATCGCCGGAGCGGCAGTCGCGCTGACCGGGGACAACGGGCACTCCGACCACGTCGTCCATTTCGCCATCACCGGAGCCGCACTGTCGAGCGCGGCGACCATGCTCTCAGGCATATTCTAA